The following proteins come from a genomic window of Paenibacillus sp. CAA11:
- a CDS encoding heme biosynthesis protein HemY, with the protein MSVKITRNAAKVIKKELEKEENKGLVLKVFVTHAHGDHAHYGLDLAKPTDKDQVVSTDKEIDVLIDLENPFLNGVKIDYLYFPEEGFVITNPSQGNHGDH; encoded by the coding sequence ATGAGCGTGAAAATTACCCGCAATGCGGCCAAAGTGATAAAGAAAGAGCTTGAGAAGGAAGAGAACAAAGGCCTGGTGCTTAAGGTTTTTGTAACTCATGCGCATGGTGACCATGCCCATTATGGTCTGGATCTTGCCAAGCCAACCGATAAGGATCAGGTTGTATCTACGGACAAAGAGATCGATGTGTTGATTGATCTGGAGAACCCGTTCCTGAATGGTGTGAAAATTGACTATCTTTATTTTCCTGAGGAAGGCTTTGTTATTACCAATCCGTCCCAAGGCAATCACGGCGACCACTAA
- a CDS encoding DUF1450 domain-containing protein: MANDIRVCDKCKHIRMKTFVPKLQKMAPDAEIKIGCKSYCGPCGKRAFVYINGRYVSAPTEEEVLAKAEAFVKKPVQS; this comes from the coding sequence ATGGCTAACGATATTCGCGTTTGCGATAAGTGCAAACATATCCGTATGAAGACTTTTGTGCCGAAGCTGCAGAAGATGGCCCCGGATGCTGAGATTAAGATCGGTTGTAAATCTTATTGCGGGCCTTGCGGCAAGCGGGCATTTGTCTACATTAACGGCCGTTATGTAAGTGCTCCGACAGAAGAAGAGGTTCTGGCGAAAGCAGAGGCTTTTGTGAAGAAGCCTGTTCAATCTTAA
- a CDS encoding THUMP domain-containing class I SAM-dependent RNA methyltransferase, whose translation MTGQLELIATAPMGLEAIVARELKDLGYEDLKVENGRVTFKGDLIDICRCNLWLRTTDRILVKMGEFPARTFDELFEGTKALPWADWIPIHGEFPVEGRSHKSQLSSVPASQGIVKKAVVEKLKETYRTDWFAENGPRYVIEVNLLNDIALITLDTTGPGLHKRGYRRLITEAPLKETLAAALILLSRWNVNRPFYDPCCGSGTLPIEAAMIGWNIAPGLRRSFNAENWPIIPEKLWEEAREEAFDAMDDSVPLEITGSDIDEKAIEVALAAAKGAGLAKEIKFKTLPAARIEPQGEYGCLITNPPYGERLGDEKEARKLISQLGRVAASLPTWSFFAITPTKQFESDFHRTADKRRKLFNGRIECQYLQFLGPLPPRRP comes from the coding sequence ATGACCGGACAACTGGAATTGATTGCAACCGCCCCGATGGGCCTTGAAGCCATAGTGGCACGTGAATTAAAGGACCTGGGTTATGAAGACCTTAAAGTCGAAAATGGACGCGTTACGTTTAAAGGAGACCTGATTGACATCTGCCGCTGCAACCTGTGGCTGCGGACAACCGACCGTATTCTGGTGAAGATGGGTGAATTCCCCGCTCGTACCTTCGATGAGCTGTTTGAAGGGACCAAGGCGCTGCCTTGGGCCGATTGGATTCCCATTCACGGAGAGTTCCCCGTAGAGGGGAGATCTCACAAGTCACAGCTGAGCAGCGTTCCGGCTTCCCAAGGCATTGTGAAGAAGGCCGTCGTTGAGAAGCTGAAGGAGACTTATCGTACCGACTGGTTTGCCGAGAATGGCCCGCGTTATGTCATTGAAGTAAACTTGCTGAATGACATCGCCTTGATCACCCTGGACACCACCGGACCTGGACTGCACAAACGCGGCTACCGCAGGCTGATAACCGAGGCGCCACTGAAGGAGACGCTCGCCGCAGCTCTTATTCTGCTGAGCCGCTGGAATGTTAACCGCCCATTCTACGATCCCTGCTGCGGATCAGGCACGTTGCCGATCGAGGCGGCCATGATCGGCTGGAACATTGCTCCCGGGCTGCGCCGCTCCTTCAATGCAGAGAATTGGCCTATCATTCCCGAGAAGCTATGGGAAGAGGCCCGCGAGGAAGCCTTCGATGCAATGGATGATTCTGTCCCACTGGAGATCACAGGCAGTGACATCGACGAGAAAGCCATTGAAGTAGCTTTGGCTGCGGCCAAAGGAGCAGGCCTCGCTAAGGAGATTAAGTTCAAAACCCTTCCGGCGGCGCGCATTGAGCCGCAGGGCGAGTACGGCTGCCTTATTACCAATCCGCCGTACGGAGAGAGACTCGGTGATGAGAAAGAAGCGCGGAAGCTGATTTCCCAGCTCGGCCGTGTTGCTGCTTCCCTGCCAACTTGGTCGTTTTTTGCCATCACCCCAACCAAGCAGTTTGAGAGCGACTTCCATCGCACAGCGGATAAACGCCGCAAACTGTTCAACGGCCGAATTGAATGCCAGTATCTACAGTTTCTGGGGCCTCTCCCTCCCCGCCGTCCTTAA
- a CDS encoding O-methyltransferase: MDLSQGLSPEQYGDALYAQDEILNQVKESIMAAGMNDVSIAPGYGRLLTLLASLKQSESVLEIGALGGYSGICLARGMSRSGRLTSLELKEENAQLAHRNMTEAGFGDRVEYLVGPALDSLRALEEQGARFDFFLIDADKENYPNYLEYAIRLAKPGALIAGDNTLLRGRTLNPDKNGPSVQAMRRFNEMMASDERLMGTFLPAYDGLSLAMVK; encoded by the coding sequence ATGGACCTAAGTCAAGGTTTGAGTCCTGAACAATATGGAGATGCCTTATACGCACAGGATGAAATATTAAATCAAGTGAAGGAATCCATTATGGCAGCCGGAATGAACGATGTATCCATTGCGCCTGGCTATGGCCGCCTGCTTACCTTGCTGGCTTCGCTAAAGCAATCGGAGTCCGTGCTGGAGATTGGAGCCCTTGGCGGCTACAGCGGCATCTGCCTGGCTCGTGGAATGAGCCGCTCCGGGCGACTCACCTCTCTTGAGCTGAAGGAAGAGAACGCACAGCTTGCGCACCGCAATATGACGGAAGCCGGATTCGGTGACCGGGTGGAGTACCTCGTCGGGCCGGCGCTGGATAGTCTCCGGGCCTTGGAAGAGCAAGGAGCACGCTTTGATTTCTTTCTGATCGATGCCGACAAGGAGAACTATCCGAACTACCTGGAGTATGCGATCCGGTTGGCTAAGCCAGGAGCTCTGATTGCAGGCGATAACACTCTGCTCCGCGGGCGCACTCTGAATCCGGATAAGAATGGTCCTTCGGTACAAGCCATGCGCAGGTTTAATGAGATGATGGCAAGCGATGAACGGCTGATGGGGACGTTTCTTCCCGCTTACGACGGGCTTTCATTGGCAATGGTGAAGTAA
- a CDS encoding MFS transporter, giving the protein MSNWKVNLIVLWFGSFLVNAGMTMITPFLSLYLAQDLHVEGERALGLWAGTIFAANFATSFLFQPLWGKLADKYGRKLMLLRSGFGMAIVITLMGFANAPWQLLLLRLLNGTISGFNPAAVSLISATTPKEKMGFSMGIIQSGNVAGTILGPLIGGLMANWVGFRPIFYITGSLLFLASLLSLYFVREKFDREEASHTPQPSVIAGFRELTKTPQLPALFAVTFLLQFAMLSPMSVLPLYVEKLHGTTVNLPFWAGFVSAATGMSNMVTSPILGKVSDRIGAHRILTFALIGAALTLIPQAFVQSVWQLIIIRFLMGVCMGGLLPSVNALIRSYTPDGMESRAFGFNSSTLALGNLLGSLIGGFLSGYIGIEGIFIISGILLLVNTVWVRSKLYTKKAKDLPTYH; this is encoded by the coding sequence ATGAGCAATTGGAAAGTCAATCTCATTGTGCTATGGTTCGGTTCGTTTCTGGTCAACGCCGGGATGACCATGATTACCCCGTTTCTATCACTTTATCTAGCCCAGGATCTGCATGTAGAGGGCGAACGGGCACTGGGACTTTGGGCAGGAACAATCTTTGCCGCTAATTTTGCCACCTCGTTCTTGTTTCAACCGCTTTGGGGGAAGCTTGCCGACAAGTATGGGCGAAAATTGATGCTGCTACGTTCCGGATTCGGCATGGCCATCGTCATCACCTTGATGGGTTTTGCGAATGCACCTTGGCAGCTGCTGCTGCTCCGTCTGCTAAACGGTACTATCTCAGGATTTAACCCGGCTGCCGTCTCGCTCATCTCGGCAACCACCCCGAAGGAGAAAATGGGCTTTTCGATGGGCATTATTCAGTCCGGCAATGTTGCCGGAACGATACTTGGCCCGCTGATTGGCGGCCTTATGGCGAACTGGGTAGGATTTCGCCCCATCTTTTACATTACCGGCTCGCTCCTGTTCTTAGCTTCGCTGCTCTCCTTGTACTTTGTACGGGAAAAATTCGACCGGGAGGAGGCCTCCCATACGCCGCAGCCTTCCGTCATAGCAGGCTTTCGGGAGCTCACGAAGACGCCGCAGCTTCCCGCTCTATTCGCGGTAACCTTCCTGCTGCAGTTCGCGATGCTTAGCCCGATGTCCGTTCTCCCGCTTTATGTGGAGAAGCTGCACGGAACCACGGTCAATCTTCCGTTCTGGGCAGGCTTTGTCAGCGCAGCTACCGGAATGTCCAACATGGTGACATCCCCGATCCTCGGCAAAGTCAGTGACAGGATCGGTGCTCACCGGATATTGACCTTTGCTCTAATAGGCGCTGCACTGACACTGATTCCACAGGCCTTCGTCCAATCCGTCTGGCAGCTGATCATCATCCGCTTCTTGATGGGCGTTTGCATGGGCGGACTGCTTCCAAGTGTAAATGCGTTGATACGCTCCTACACACCGGACGGCATGGAAAGCCGGGCCTTCGGCTTTAACAGCAGTACTCTGGCCCTTGGCAACCTGCTCGGCTCCCTCATCGGCGGCTTCTTATCCGGATATATCGGAATCGAAGGCATCTTCATCATTTCCGGTATTCTGCTCCTGGTCAACACGGTCTGGGTACGTTCCAAGCTGTATACCAAGAAGGCCAAAGACCTGCCTACCTATCACTAG
- the hemE gene encoding uroporphyrinogen decarboxylase yields the protein MTFNDRFIRACLKQDVDRIPVWYMRQAGRYDPEYRKIKEKYTLLEICRQPELAAEVTMMPVRKLGVDAAILYSDIMNPVASLGVEFDIVKDVGPVIENPIRSEADIDRLKPIDVEGDLPHILKTIQILSGELSVPLITFAGAPFTIASYLIEGRPSKNYIRTKSMMYGEPKLWNKLMDKLGDMVIAYLRAHIASGGKAFQLFDSWVGALSPADFSKYVLPTITRIFAELEDLDVPKIYFPGVASGELLPTLQGIQADVIGLDWRVSIQEGRRRLGERYAVQGNLDPFVLTAPMDTIKSYAKDIIDQGLMQNGYVFNLGHGLFPEASIDKLKQLTEYVHEYSASVIAQRS from the coding sequence ATGACTTTTAACGATCGGTTTATTCGCGCCTGTTTGAAGCAGGATGTGGATCGGATACCTGTCTGGTATATGCGGCAAGCAGGCAGATACGATCCAGAATATCGCAAAATAAAAGAAAAATATACACTGCTTGAAATTTGCCGCCAGCCTGAGCTGGCAGCCGAAGTTACTATGATGCCGGTTCGAAAGCTTGGGGTTGACGCGGCTATTTTGTATTCAGATATTATGAATCCTGTCGCTTCTCTCGGTGTAGAGTTCGATATTGTAAAGGATGTCGGTCCGGTTATTGAGAATCCGATTCGGTCCGAGGCCGATATCGATCGCCTTAAGCCGATTGATGTGGAGGGAGATCTCCCCCATATTCTAAAGACCATCCAGATTCTTAGCGGAGAGCTGAGTGTTCCGCTGATTACGTTTGCCGGTGCACCGTTCACCATTGCCAGCTACTTGATTGAAGGTCGGCCATCCAAAAATTATATCCGTACGAAGAGCATGATGTACGGGGAACCGAAGCTTTGGAACAAGCTGATGGACAAGCTGGGCGATATGGTTATTGCATACCTTCGCGCCCATATTGCAAGCGGCGGGAAGGCATTTCAGCTGTTCGACAGCTGGGTTGGAGCTCTGTCCCCGGCGGATTTCAGCAAGTATGTTCTTCCGACGATTACCCGTATTTTTGCCGAACTTGAAGATTTGGATGTACCCAAAATTTATTTTCCTGGGGTTGCTTCCGGGGAGCTCCTACCTACGCTTCAGGGTATACAGGCGGATGTAATCGGGCTGGACTGGAGGGTCTCTATCCAGGAGGGACGGCGCCGGCTGGGTGAGCGCTATGCGGTTCAAGGCAATTTGGATCCATTCGTACTCACTGCTCCAATGGATACAATCAAGAGCTATGCAAAAGATATTATAGATCAGGGACTTATGCAGAACGGTTATGTGTTCAATCTGGGACATGGCTTGTTCCCGGAAGCTTCTATAGACAAGCTGAAGCAATTAACTGAGTACGTGCATGAGTATTCGGCTTCGGTTATTGCGCAGCGTTCTTAA
- the hemH gene encoding ferrochelatase produces the protein MGQKIGVLVMSYGTPQSMEQVEAYYTHIRRGNAPSPEQLKDLLSRYEAIVGGVFPLRENTDKQVAALQETLKTEGEARGVQFVCYQGLKHAHPFIEDGVAQMQQDGITEAVGIVLAPHYSIMSVGGYIKRAQEAADRAGIKMKFVKSYHLHPSLIEALARNVTAKLNQFEEAGALRSNVRVLFSAHSLPERILKMGDPYQDQLLETSRAVAAKVGLNEGGWQFTWQSAGRTAEPWLGPDILDTLRSLSLEQVEDVLVAPVGFVSDHLEVLYDLDIEAKAIAKELDMRLERIDMLNTDPLYMKALSDSIMNEWEKDDRQ, from the coding sequence ATGGGTCAGAAGATCGGCGTATTAGTTATGTCTTATGGCACTCCCCAGAGCATGGAGCAGGTAGAAGCCTATTATACGCACATCCGCCGGGGTAACGCTCCATCGCCAGAGCAGCTGAAGGATTTGCTCAGCCGCTATGAGGCAATTGTCGGCGGCGTGTTCCCGCTGCGGGAGAATACGGACAAACAGGTGGCTGCTCTTCAGGAAACGCTGAAGACTGAAGGGGAAGCCAGGGGCGTACAATTTGTTTGCTATCAGGGGCTCAAGCATGCCCATCCATTCATAGAGGACGGCGTAGCTCAAATGCAGCAGGACGGCATCACGGAAGCTGTGGGGATTGTGCTGGCTCCACATTATTCCATTATGAGCGTGGGCGGCTACATCAAGCGCGCACAGGAAGCGGCAGACCGCGCCGGCATTAAGATGAAATTTGTGAAGAGCTACCATCTTCACCCAAGCTTAATTGAGGCGCTTGCCCGGAATGTGACTGCGAAGCTGAACCAGTTCGAAGAAGCTGGTGCGCTGCGTTCTAATGTTCGCGTATTGTTCAGTGCCCATAGCTTGCCTGAGCGCATCTTGAAGATGGGGGATCCCTACCAGGATCAGCTGCTTGAGACCTCGCGTGCTGTCGCTGCTAAAGTAGGCTTAAATGAGGGCGGATGGCAGTTCACTTGGCAGAGTGCCGGTCGCACGGCAGAACCTTGGCTGGGCCCAGATATTCTGGATACACTGCGCAGCTTAAGCTTAGAACAGGTAGAAGATGTGTTGGTAGCTCCAGTAGGCTTTGTCTCAGACCATTTGGAGGTGCTGTATGATCTGGATATCGAGGCAAAGGCAATTGCTAAGGAGCTTGATATGCGGCTTGAGCGGATTGATATGTTGAACACCGACCCCTTATATATGAAGGCGTTGAGTGATTCCATAATGAATGAATGGGAGAAGGATGATCGGCAATGA
- the hemY gene encoding protoporphyrinogen oxidase translates to MSDSSSRDVVIIGGGLTGLSAAFYIRKFYTEKGITPHISVLEQSDTMGGKISTLRKDGFVIEKGPDSFLARKVAMTDLAKEIGLEQELVSQNPESKKTYIVSKGQLHPMPSGLVLGIPTELTPFLRSGLVSPQGKLRALKDFLLPPRREQTDESLGHFIERRLGPEVLENVTEPLLAGIYAGDTRHLSLQATFPQFAEVEREYGSLIRGMMTGRKPVETHTGTKRSAFLTFKGGLQSLITKLTEQLADTNLRVNTAAKSITELQGKYEVKLASGEVLTADEVVITTPAFTAADLLREHVDVRALDAINYVSVANVVLGFDKRDFLAEFDGSGFLVPRKEGRSITACTWTSTKWLHTSPEDRVLLRCYVGRSGEEQNVDLPDEELTKMVLHELKEIMSLQATPLFSEITRLYKSMPQYPVGHLEHIEQLQQELRAKRPGLYVTGAAFKGVGLPDCIKQAKELAEEMAGLHS, encoded by the coding sequence ATGAGCGATTCTTCGTCAAGAGATGTTGTCATTATCGGGGGCGGCTTAACTGGCCTCAGTGCAGCCTTTTATATTCGTAAGTTCTATACGGAGAAGGGAATTACTCCCCACATTTCAGTGCTTGAACAATCGGATACGATGGGCGGTAAGATTTCTACGCTTAGAAAGGACGGTTTCGTGATTGAGAAAGGCCCGGATTCCTTCCTGGCACGCAAAGTTGCGATGACGGACCTGGCTAAGGAAATTGGGCTTGAGCAGGAGCTGGTATCTCAGAATCCTGAATCGAAGAAGACTTATATTGTGAGCAAAGGACAGTTACATCCTATGCCTTCAGGATTAGTTTTGGGGATTCCTACCGAGCTTACGCCCTTCCTCCGGAGCGGACTGGTATCCCCTCAAGGGAAGCTTCGAGCCCTTAAGGATTTTCTTCTTCCGCCGCGTCGAGAGCAGACCGATGAGTCTCTGGGACATTTCATTGAACGGCGCTTAGGCCCGGAGGTTCTGGAGAATGTAACTGAACCGCTGCTGGCCGGAATCTATGCAGGGGATACCCGCCATCTAAGTTTGCAGGCCACCTTCCCACAGTTCGCTGAAGTGGAGAGGGAGTATGGGAGTCTAATTAGGGGAATGATGACCGGACGGAAACCTGTTGAGACACATACGGGGACTAAGCGTAGTGCGTTCCTGACATTTAAGGGCGGCTTGCAGAGTCTTATTACAAAGCTAACTGAGCAGCTTGCGGATACGAATCTACGGGTTAATACGGCAGCGAAGTCTATAACGGAGCTTCAAGGCAAATATGAAGTGAAGCTGGCAAGCGGAGAAGTTCTTACAGCGGATGAGGTTGTGATTACAACACCTGCATTTACCGCAGCAGACTTGCTTCGAGAGCATGTCGACGTACGGGCGCTGGATGCCATCAATTATGTATCAGTAGCGAATGTGGTGCTTGGTTTCGATAAACGCGATTTTCTTGCAGAGTTCGATGGCTCAGGCTTCCTAGTTCCGCGCAAGGAGGGACGCAGTATTACGGCCTGTACTTGGACCTCAACCAAATGGCTGCATACAAGTCCTGAAGACCGAGTGCTGCTGCGCTGTTATGTGGGAAGATCGGGCGAGGAGCAGAATGTGGATCTTCCGGATGAGGAGCTTACGAAGATGGTGCTGCACGAATTGAAGGAGATTATGAGCCTTCAAGCGACTCCGCTATTTTCGGAAATCACGCGTCTCTATAAATCCATGCCGCAATATCCGGTAGGCCATTTGGAGCATATTGAACAGCTTCAGCAGGAGCTGCGAGCCAAACGCCCGGGCCTGTATGTAACCGGTGCTGCCTTCAAAGGAGTGGGGCTCCCTGACTGTATTAAGCAGGCCAAGGAGCTAGCCGAAGAGATGGCAGGACTGCATTCATAA